The genomic region cacacacacacacacacacacactcactcactcacacacacacactcactcactcactcactcactcactcactcactcacacactcactcactcactcacacccacacacacacactcactcacacacacacacacacactcactcacacactcactcactcactcactcactcactcacacactcactcacacacacactcactcaccctcactcactcactcactcactcacacacacacactcactcactcactcacacactcactcactcacactcactcactcacacacacacacacacacactcactcacacacacacactcactcactcactcactcactcacacacacacacactcacacacacacacactcactcactcactcactcacacactcactcactcacacacacacacacacactcactcactcacacactcactcactcacacacacactcacacactcactcacacacacacacacacacacactcacacactcactcacacacacacacacacacactctcacacacacacacactcactcactcactcactcactcacacacacactcactcactcacacacacactcacacacacacacacactcacacacacacacacacacactcactcactcacacacacacactcactcactcactcactcactcacacactcactcactcactcacactcactcactcactcacacccacacacacacactcactcacacactcactcactcacactcactcactcacacccacacacacacactcactcacacacacacacacacacacactcactcactcactcactcactcactcactcacacactcactcacacacacacactcactcactcactcacacacacacactcactcactcactcacacactcactcactcactcacactcactcactcacacacacacacacactcactcactcacacacactcactcactcacacactcactcactcacacacacacacacacactcactcactcacacactcactcactcacacactcactcactcacacacacacacacacactcacacactcactcacacacacacacacacacacacactcacacactcactcacacacacacacacacacactcactcacacacacacacacactcactcactcactcactcactcactcactcacacacacccacactcactcacacacacacacactcacacacacactcactcacacacacacacactcacacacacacacacactcacacacacacacacactcactcacacacacacactcactcacacacacacactcactcacacacacacacacactcactcactcactcacacactcactcactcacacacacactcacacactcactcacacacacacacacacactcactcactcactcacacacacacactcacacactcactcacacactcacacacacacacactcactcactcacacacacactcacacacactcacacacacacacacactcactcacacacacacacacactcattcacacacacacacacacactcactcactcacacactcacacacacacacacacacacacacacactcactcacacacacacacactcacacactcactcactcacacactcacacacactcactcactcacacacacacacacacacacacacacacactcactcactcactcactcactcactcactcactcactcacacacacacactcacacactcacacacactcactcactcactcactcgcacgcacacacacacacacacactcactcactcactcactcactcacacacacacactcactcacacactcactcactcactcacacacacacacacacacacacactcactcactcactcacacacacacacacacacacacacactcactcacacacacacacacacactcacactcactcactcactcacacacacacacacacacactcactcactcactcacacacacacacacactcactcactcactcacacacacacacactcacacacacacacacacactcactcactcacacacacacacactcactcacacactcactcactcacacactcacacacacacactcactcactcactcactcactcactctcacacacacacactcactcacacacacacacactcacacacacacacactcacacactcactcacacacacacacactcactcacacactcactcactcactcactcacacacacacacactcactcactcactcactcactcacacacacacacacacacacacacacacacacacactcacacacacacacacacacactcacacacacacacacacactcactcacacacacacacacacactcactcactcactcactcactcactcactcactcactcacacacacacacacacacactcactcactcacacacacacacacactcactcactcactcacacacacacactcactcactcactcactcacacactcactcactcactcactcactcacacacacacacacactcacacacacacacacacactcacatgctgtggattcaagctcaaagcacgttCATAACTTTATAGTTGCTCAACTGAAAGCGATCTGAACAGATTAGACCAGTGTCACtgcagtgtgtttgtgttggCACTGAACTGAAGTGAGTTTAACCATTTAAATGCCAGATCCACTGTTGATATAACAGTGATTTACACTGATGACCACAGAGATGGACGGGACAAAAGATCTGGTTCTGGAAGCTACGCAGCCCCAGTCAAGAACTGGTTCCCACAGCTGTTTAATTCATGGCTATGATTTATTCCTTCGTTCCCTCCATTTGATTACAGTGAAGGATTGAGTCAGTCAGTCCTGACCATGAATAAACACGCTGTGGGAATGAAATCTTGTTTTGTGATCACAGTATGTCTTTTCTCCTGCGCATCACGTCAGACAGGATCAGATCTCCTCCGTGTGTCCAGTGCCTCACTGTAGCTGTGTCTTGTGTCTCTGCAGTCGTCCGCTGAAGGTGTGTCTGTGTCCATATCTCCCGCCGTGTCCTCTCGATGTCTCCACGTGTCTCTACATCGTGCAGCATCCGGCTGAGGTTTGTGTGCATCATCTCAGAGCTGCGTGTGGCGTTCCTGCCGCGTCAGGTGAGTGAGTGTTCTTCTTCCTGCAGGAGAGTCGGGTTCTGCGCACGGTTCCGCTCCTGGCAGCGTGTCTCCCGCCGGGAAAGTGCAGGGTTTTCATCGGGAGGCGTTTCTCTGAAGAGAGGTGACTGGTGTGAGCACGTGCTTAAGCGTCTGCTGTGTTGCGATGGCCTTCACGTCTTGTTGCTGGTGTTTTTGTGTCAGATATCCGGAGCTGGCGGCCGTGTGTAAAGATGCTCACACACTGCTGCTGTACCCTGGAGACGGAGCGGAGGATCTGGAGGATCTGAGCACTGATCTCACCACGACGGCCCACAGCGTGATCCTGATCGACGGCACCTGGAGTCAGGCCAAAGACATGTTCCTGAGGAACGCACTGCTGCAGCTGCCCAGACAGGTGCGTCCACAGAGCTGCATTCAGTCGCTGATCTGAGATCTGTCATCAGTGATGTGAAGGCAGTGTTGTGCTCCTGGCAGGTTCAGCTCCGCAGCGCACCCTCCAGTCACTACGTGATCCGCACACAGCCCACCAACATGTGTGTGTCCACCCTGGAGTGTGCGGCAGCGGCGCTCTCCATCATGGAGAAGAACCACAGCATCCAGGAGGTGTGTGTACAGGACGACAGAACACAGAGCAGAGTTATGAgtctcacagagacacacacacacacacaaacactctcacacacactcacacacacacacacactcacacagaagaAGAACCACAGCATCCAGGAGGTGTGTGTACAGAACGACAGAACACAGAGCAGAGTTATGAgtctcacagagacacacacacacacacacacacacacacacactctctcacacacacacacacacacactcacacacacacacacacacacactctcacacacacacacacactcacacagaagaAGAACCACAGCGTCCAGGAGGTGTGTGTACAGGACGACAGAACACAGAGCAGAGTTATGAGTCTCACAGAgacttacacactcacacacacacacacacacacacacacactctcacacacacacagaagaagaGTATGTGTGATGGATCTTATACTGATATGTTTCTCGCAGGTTCTTCTCAAACCTCTTCAGGCTCTGTGCTCCTTTCAGCTGCAACACGGCGCTCAGATTCACCACAGCAAAGAACATCTCATCAAAAACGGACAGTATAACAAGACCATGCCCAAAAACAAGCGCAAGATTCGCAGGATGCAGAAACTCCTCGCCAACCAGGATATATGAGACCTCTGCATGTTTTTCAGATTCTTCTGCAGCACTGAAATTCAGTTTTATAAATTCAGAGCAATCTTGACACGACCCTTCTGTGTGGATGAAGCTTCATCTGTTCATTCTATTGTAATATGTTTATTTGAATGACTGATTTTATTCTTGTTTGTCGAATTAAAGAGGTTAATGTGTGAGTTTTTGCGCCCTCTGGTGTCTGAATACTGTAACGCCGCTGAGAAACTGACCGAATAACATCCGAGAGTTAAACAGCCAATCAGCTCGCGACCCTGAGCGCCTCTAGCTGCCTTTGACCAATCAAAAGAGGGCAAATACATTTAAGGCGGAATCGaagcttctgattggctgtccaACACGAAATGAGAACTCAACACGCGATGAAACGCCAGAATCACCTTCATCTGAGCGAATATTCGCCGACACGGTACATGAtcatatttactattatttatgatttttagATGCTTTCTGATCATTTGTAAATAGTTTAAGAACAATTCTTGACTGCATTTAAAGCGATTTTATATAGTTGTCACTCAAACAGACAGATATTGCATTAATAATCATTTATGCTGTAATATACGTGTTCATAAATGACGAAgtctattattttaataacatgaTAATTCCAGTTCTAATGTCTGTCTTCAGATGTTGTCACACGTCGGTTCTGTGGAGCTGCGCGAGACTCTCGAATCGTTTCACAGTCTGAATGAATCTCAGTGGAGCATCGCGAAGAAATCCGTCAGTTCGGTTTAATGAGTCAATTGTGTCCCGTTTAAACGGAATCGTTTCTAACACCGTAATCTCGTCGGTTCTTCTTGTTTGGCTCTTTCAGAAGGATGTGACTGTATGGAGGAAACCTTCGCAGGAGTTCGGCGGATTTCTGTGAGTTTAAACCTTCATTAATACACAAACTACTTAAAACAAGTTAGTtatctatttttttcttaaaaatttgtcgtaactttttaaatgtgtttatatataaaaaattggggtggtgttggcgcagtggataagacacatgcccttggtgtgagagacccaggttcgaatccactgtgagacaccactgtgtccctgagcaagacacttaacccctagttgccccagaggcgtgcgacctctgacatatgtggcaattgtaagtcgcttaactcagctaaatgaataaatgtaaagtacTGGTCTAATTTGAATGTAAGAATAAGTCAAACTTTAGTTAGTCAAACTAGTTAAAGGTAGTCTTCACATGAGTTTTAGCGACTACTTTTGGTTGTGTTCTTGCAGATATAAAGCTGAAGGAACCATAGCAGAGAATCCGGAGCGGATCATGGACTTCATCCGTCCCGGAGCCTGCAGACTGGAATGGGACAGTATGATCACCTCACTGGAGATCCTGCAAACACTAGACCAGGTGAACGTCTCCGGCGCCACGTTAATGTACAACTGGGTTATGAAAGCAGGTTAATGTTCAGTGATAAGGAGATTCACAATCCTCTCGACATCATCTAGAATCTCTGATTAGATTAACTGAAGTGTGTTTAGGGTTAAACATATTATAAAGTCGTCTTTGACACCAGTTTTTATGTGCACATGACAAGTAAACGGCTGGACTAAAGGAACTGAAAGTCCTGCTGTGTGTTTTTCAGGGCTGTTGTGTGGTGAAATACACCACCGCAGGGCAGCTGTGGAACATCATCTCTCCTCGAGAGTTTGTGGATTTCTCCTGCACCAGCGAGTATCAGCGCGGCCTGCTGTCCTGCGGTCAGTCGCTCACGAATACAGGGCTGAAAACACATCATTTGTGTGATACATCAGCTGTTTAGCTCAATTAAAGCCACTGGAGGACAGATCATAACACATCTGCTTATCATCTGTTGGTGTGAACTGACTGATCTGGGTCCAGATCATGTGAGAAAGCGAAACTTAAGGGCCGGTCACACTACATATCTCATTCCATTAACTTCCCTGAATGCAGGAGACAGTAAATGCAGGTCATGTGAGTTTCACTGCTTTCCAAAGATCAAGTTTGCTGAACTCTGACCTGTGAATATATATCATATGAATCCACAGACCCAACAGAAGATTGGTGTGGCCTCTCAGCTGaattaaaaaatctttaatgaTTGGAGCGTTGCAGTAAAGTCAAGTAGATCACATACAGAGCTGCGTAGATTCACTTACAAAATGTAGTCCATTTCTGATTACTTGACAAAAATTCTACTCCGTAACGTaatccattaaattacattacacaTACCGGCTCTGATAACATATTTTATTAGAGtgactctaacgtgttgactgtactcgtgttcttcaggtgtgagagcgactctgtgttgactgtgctcgtgttcttcaggtgtgagagtgactcCAACCctttgactgtgctcgtgttcttcaggtgtgagagtgactctaatgtgttgactgtgctcgtgttcttcaggtgtgagagtgactctaacgtgttgactgtactcgtgttcttcaggtgtgagagcgactctgtgttgactgtgctcgtgttcttcaggtgtgagagtgactcCAACCctttgactgtgctcgtgttcttcaggtgtgagagtgactctaatgtgttgactgtgctcgtgttcttcaggtgtgagagcgactctaacgtgttgactgtgctcgtgttcttcaggtgtgagagcgactctaacgtgttgactgtgctcgtgttcttcaggtgtgagagcgactctaacgtgttgactgtgctcgtgttcttcaggtgtgagagtgactctaacgtgttgactgtgctcgtgttcttcaggtgtgagagcgactctaacgtgttgactgtgctcgtgttcttcaggtgtgagagcaactagcgtgttgactgtgctcgtgttcttcaggtgtgagagtgactctaacgtgttgactgtgctcgtgttcttcaggtgtgagagcgactctaacgtgttgactgtgctcgtgttcttcaggtgtgagagcgactctaacgtgttgactgtgctcgtgttcttcaggtgtgagagtgactagcgtgttgactgtgctcgtgttcttcaggtgtgagagtgactctaacgtgttgactgtgctcgtgttcttcaggtgtgagagcgactctaacgtgttgactgtgctggtgttcttcaggtgtgagagcgactctaacgtgttgactgtgctcgtgttcttcaggtgtgagagtgactctaatgtgttgactgtgctcgtgttcttcaggtgtgagagtgactAACGTGTTGactgctcgtgttcttcaggtgtgagagcgactctaacgtgtt from Carassius carassius chromosome 47, fCarCar2.1, whole genome shotgun sequence harbors:
- the dtwd2 gene encoding tRNA-uridine aminocarboxypropyltransferase 2 → YVFSPAHHVRQDQISSVCPVPHCSCVLCLCSRPLKVCLCPYLPPCPLDVSTCLYIVQHPAEESRVLRTVPLLAACLPPGKCRVFIGRRFSEERYPELAAVCKDAHTLLLYPGDGAEDLEDLSTDLTTTAHSVILIDGTWSQAKDMFLRNALLQLPRQVQLRSAPSSHYVIRTQPTNMCVSTLECAAAALSIMEKNHSIQEVLLKPLQALCSFQLQHGAQIHHSKEHLIKNGQYNKTMPKNKRKIRRMQKLLANQDI
- the stard4 gene encoding stAR-related lipid transfer protein 4, whose protein sequence is MLSHVGSVELRETLESFHSLNESQWSIAKKSKDVTVWRKPSQEFGGFLYKAEGTIAENPERIMDFIRPGACRLEWDSMITSLEILQTLDQGCCVVKYTTAGQLWNIISPREFVDFSCTSEYQRGLLSCGVSVDHEEQRAGLVRGFNHPCGWFCVPAQDSELSVLTGYIQTDLRGMLPQAAVDTAMASGLVNFFTDLRRALKI